From the Oncorhynchus nerka isolate Pitt River linkage group LG20, Oner_Uvic_2.0, whole genome shotgun sequence genome, one window contains:
- the LOC115101669 gene encoding pancreatic progenitor cell differentiation and proliferation factor — protein sequence MASIPSTGSLIATHDYYRRRIGSTSSNSSCGSSEYAGEVIPHPPGLQRQDSGHWWSSFFFPNKQNQPGSMIGSEQKSGTYTVTNGQVACIAREMVLKKQLSRQLSESSNSGKVEEGSPPPS from the exons ATGGCATCAATTCCGTCCACTGGCTCTCTCATCGCCACCCATGATTACTATAGAAGGCGCATAGGCTCCACTTCTAGCAACAGCTCCTGTGGCAGTTCTGAGTACGCTGGCGAAGTCATTCCACACCCCCCAG GTCTGCAGAGACAGGACTCTGGTCACTGGTGGTCTTCTTTCTTCTTCCCAAACAAACAGAACCAGCCTGGCAGCATGATTGGATCTGAACAGAA GAGTGGAACGTACACAGTGACCAACGGGCAGGTGGCGTGTATCGCCAGGGAGATGGTGTTGAAGAAGCAACTCAGTAGGCAACTCAGTGAAAGCAGTAACTCTGGGAAGGTGGAAGAAGGGAGCCCACCACCCTCCTAA